Proteins co-encoded in one Yamadazyma tenuis chromosome 1, complete sequence genomic window:
- the YAK1 gene encoding dual specificity protein kinase yak1 (EggNog:ENOG503NTYA; COG:T), with product MSYNYKNQYNRHNSVGGNWNLPPINGSSYNQSSPNQDLKNDPAQNQVPGFRNPWYYSSQSPSLSSPTGTSHGSHSPTKSQPTIPLLQQQQQAKRLSFTNQLPTTYESDASGQLRQHSNGPNFIYPPARADNPFNQHYTDMAVAGPERRMSAAVDNYTGMDQGGAGVMTDWSTPANLNNRPNAYTMNSQMGYLNNNRRSSVAAAGFQHSPATYNDSRYNNYYGGAMRFSRSQSIVQYNQYQQSLQDQKLTFRRKPAPKLKKVHNSLDLKPKVHQQPKYRRASVNSIHISPANALSVYITESYGICQPKKFQYSRATNPKRVLTKPSEPKYNNGHDNDDSDYILYVNDILGTEEGRKYIVLDLLGSGTFGQVVKCQNLSNQTVCAVKVIKSKPAYMNQSLTEVRLLEYLNANSDGKNFIKLYDTFMHKEHLCLVFELLASNLYELIKQNQFQGLNMRLVKLLTKQLLESMAELKNFQMIHCDLKPENILLCQPDKPDIKVIDFGSACFTRETIYSYIQSRFYRSPEVLLGLPYAESIDMWSLGCIVGELFLGLPLFPGTSEYNQVWKIVDMLGPIPRHMIEVGKNSMNFFKKKDNGPDTKPTYEMKTYEEYLDFLKQHEKEEKYKKEEKNKNYFKQRSLKDIIMHYKLPSKKMTNSMVEKECEERLLLVDFLTKVLNMNPLERLSPQEALKHPFVKNVELSNAFNTTGNNQTHNTRFQHGNHFNEA from the coding sequence ATGTCGTACAACTACAAAAACCAGTATAATCGTCACAATTCAGTGGGAGGGAATTGGAACTTACCGCCTATTAATGGCTCCTCCTATAATCAATCCAGCCCCAACCAGGATTTAAAGAATGATCCGGCCCAGAACCAGGTCCCAGGATTTAGAAACCCCTGGTACTATTCTTCCCAGTCGCCATCACTCTCGAGTCCCACCGGTACTTCTCATGGATCCCATAGTCCCACCAAGTCCCAACCAACCATCCCATTATTacagcagcaacaacaggCCAAACGTCTTTCGTTCACGAATCAGTTACCAACCACTTACGAAAGCGATGCCAGTGGTCAGCTTCGACAGCACTCCAATGGACCCAATTTCATCTATCCTCCTGCGAGAGCTGACAATCCGTTTAATCAGCATTACACGGACATGGCAGTAGCAGGGCCAGAAAGAAGGATGTCGGCGGCGGTAGATAACTACACAGGCATGGACCAGGGTGGAGCCGGAGTAATGACCGATTGGTCGACCCCAGcgaacttgaacaaccgTCCAAATGCTTATACCATGAACTCTCAAATGGGGTACTTGAATAACAACCGAAGGTCGTCGGTGGCGGCTGCCGGGTTCCAGCACTCGCCCGCTACCTATAACGACTCCCGCTACAACAACTATTACGGTGGGGCCATGAGATTTAGCCGTTCCCAACTGATTGTTCAATATAACCAATACCAGCAGTCGCTCCAGGACCAGAAGTTGACCTTCAGAAGAAAACCTGCCCCCAAGCTCAAGAAGGTCCACAATCTGTTAGACTTGAAGCCCAAAGTACACCAACAGCCCAAGTACAGAAGAGCCAGTGTCAATTCCATACATATTTCTCCTGCTAATGCGTTGTCGGTGTATATCACTGAGTCCTACGGCATTTGTCAGCCGAAGAAGTTCCAATACTCGAGGGCTACCAACCCCAAGAGGGTGTTGACCAAGCCGCTGGAACCCAAATACAATAATGGCCACGACAACGACGATAGTGACTACATCTTGTATGTTAATGACATCTTGGGCACTGAAGAGGGCCGTAAATACATTGTGCTTGATTTGTTGGGTTCGGGGACATTTGGGCAGGTGGTAAAGTGCCAGAACTTATCGAACCAAACTGTTTGTGCCGTGAAGGTAATCAAATCCAAGCCTGCGTATATGAACCAGTCGTTGACGGAGGTGAGATTGTTGGAATACCTCAATGCCAACAGCGACGGCAAGAACTTCATAAAGTTATACGATACGTTCATGCACAAAGAGCATTTATGCTTGGTGTTTGAATTACTAGCATCAAATCTTTatgagttgatcaaacagAACCAGTTTCAAGGACTCAATATGAGATTGGTCAAGTTACTCACCAAGCAATTGTTAGAATCAATGGCtgaattgaaaaatttccaaaTGATCCATTGTGATCTAAAGCCGGAAAACATCTTGCTCTGTCAGCCAGATAAACCTGATATCAAGGTGATTGACTTTGGCTCCGCTTGTTTCACAAGAGAGACAATATACTCCTATATCCAGTCGAGATTCTACAGGTCCCCCGAAGTTCTCTTGGGATTACCATATGCTGAGTCCATTGACATGTGGTCTTTGGGATGTATTGTAGGAGAATTATTCTTGGGTTTACCGTTGTTCCCCGGAACGTCGGAGTATAACCAGGTTTGGAAAATCGTGGATATGTTGGGACCAATTCCACGGCACATGATCGAGGTTGGGAAaaattcaatgaacttctttaagaagaaagacaaTGGGCCTGACACTAAACCCACTTATGAAATGAAAACATACGAAGAATACcttgacttcttgaagcaacatgaaaaggaagaaaagtacaagaaggaagaaaagaacaagaattACTTTAAGCAGAGGTCCTTgaaagatatcatcatgcACTACAAATTGCCTTccaagaagatgacgaatTCCATGGTTGAGAAGGAGTGTGAAGAGAGACTTTTACTCGTGGACTTTTTAACTAAGGTGCTCAACATGAACCCATTGGAAAGATTGAGTCCACAAGAAGCATTGAAACACCCGTTTGTCAAGAATGTCGAATTACTGAATGCTTTCAATACCACCGGTAACAATCAAACCCACAATACCAGGTTCCAAC
- the TPO5 gene encoding polyamine transporter tpo5 (COG:E; EggNog:ENOG503NWJI), which yields MADNAQHGGDLPVPNTSGSPHPSAPGASYMSYLPNNTFGTLRPATLLRNLLEPEDENEVEEIEHFKYKQVLDRKLTVKSIIGLSFSIMGVPFGMSSTLWITLVDGGNVTMLYGWIIVSFFSLCVILSLAEIISKYPTSGGVYHFSALLSNERYSLISSWYTGWLLLIGSWTYIVSIQFAGAQFILSIFGLKNSYYKEDIMLVLLVYYAMLLFSGFINWKFPKYLEKINRACIIWSLGTTLAIDFLLIFFAKRTHSIKEILTTFDNSRSGWPDPLAFIVGLAGSAYTINGFGLIFSMTDEVKNPERNMPKGVISSLFITFFNGLIFILPVLIILPEMKLLLDETPEIMPIDLIFKFSIESYVVSFLLVMLLIVTVLFQAIGSVTTASRTTYAFARDGGLPYKERWLSVDSVEEDVVPKNAILLSMGISAVLPAIAVISESAFNSFMGSCVMTLTLSNGVPILCLMLNKRRKVKGGAFRLRKVGYIINGLSCFWVVLVCLVMSMPPVIKGLTWSRMNYASVVTVGFLAFATLGYKLWGQKSFEGPKVDTDYFELHNLNAPGRSNLNSANDSFVVIDDEEDNTFEADGRKISYEPPKPVSPSYRGSISSGSNKFEVGDNDDTEVLFDASREL from the coding sequence ATGGCAGACAATGCACAGCACGGCGGAGACCTTCCCGTGCCGAATACGCTGGGTTCTCCCCATCCGTCGGCGCCAGGAGCATCGTACATGTCATATCTCCCGAACAACACCTTCGGAACGTTGAGGCCTGCTACATTATTACGAAACCTTTTAGAGCCGGAGGACGAAAACGAGGTGGAAGAGATCGAACACTTCAAATATAAGCAGGTTCTTGATAGGAAGTTGACGGTGAAGTCAATTATTGGCTTGAGTTTTTCGATCATGGGAGTTCCGTTTGGAATGTCTTCTACCCTATGGATTACCTTGGTTGATGGAGGGAATGTTACCATGTTATACGGATGGATCATTGTATCTTTCTTCAGTTTGTGTGTCATCTTAAGTCTCGCTGAGATCATCTCCAAGTACCCCACGTCCGGAGGAGTCTATCATTTCAGTGCTTTATTGAGTAATGAAAGATATTCGTTGATTAGTTCCTGGTACACCGGTTGGTTATTATTGATTGGATCCTGGACTTATATTGTATCCATCCAGTTTGCAGGCGCCCAGTTTATTTTGTCCATTTTCGGACTCAAGAACTCCTACTACAAAGAGGATATCATGTTGGTGTTGCTTGTTTATTATGCGATGTTGTTATTCAGCGGGTTCATCAACTGGAAATTCCCCAAGTATTTGGAGAAAATTAACCGGGCTTGTATCATCTGGTCGTTGGGAACGACATTGGCGATCGACTTTTTACTCATTTTTTTCGCCAAACGGACCCACTCTATCAAGGAGATTCTAACTACCTTTGACAACTCCAGATCAGGTTGGCCTGATCCTCTTGCCTTTATTGTGGGTTTGGCGGGCTCTGCTTATACCATCAACGGGTTTGGTTTGATTTTCTCCATGACCGACGAGGTCAAAAACCCTGAAAGAAACATGCCCAAGGGAGTCATTAGCTCACTTTTCATCACGTTCTTCAACGGGCTAATCTTCATTTTACCGGTACTAATTATTCTTCCTGAAATGAAGTTGCTTCTAGACGAGACACCCGAGATCATGCCAATtgacttgatcttcaagttctccatTGAGTCGTACGTGGTGTcattcttgttggtgatgctTTTGATTGTGACGGTGTTGTTCCAGGCAATTGGCTCGGTTACCACCGCTTCAAGAACTACCTACGCCTTTGCTCGTGATGGAGGGTTGCCGTACAAGGAAAGGTGGTTGTCTGTGGACTCtgtagaagaagatgtgGTGCCCAAGAATGCTATACTTTTGTCGATGGGGATCTCTGCGGTATTGCCGGCTATCGCTGTGATTTCGGAGTCAGCCTTTAACTCGTTTATGGGGTCTTGTGTTATGACGTTGACGCTTTCCAATGGGGTTCCTATTCTTTGTCTcatgttgaacaaaagaagaaaggtGAAAGGAGGAGCATTTAGACTCCGCAAAGTTGGGtatatcatcaatggcCTCTCGTGTTTCTGGGTGGTGTTGGTTTGCTTGGTCATGTCGATGCCTCCTGTAATAAAGGGTTTGACGTGGTCCAGAATGAACTATGCCAGCGTGGTGACTGTGGGGTTTTTGGCGTTTGCTACGCTAGGATACAAATTATGGGGGCAGAAGAGCTTCGAGGGACCCAAGGTTGATACCGACTACTTTGAGTTGCACAACCTCAATGCTCCTGGAAGAAGTAATCTAAACTCGGCAAACGATTCGTTTGTGGTCATTGATGACGAGGAAGATAACACTTTTGAAGCAGATGGCCGCAAAATCTCGTACGAGCCTCCAAAGCCCGTGTCTCCAAGTTATAGAGGAAGCATTTCTTCTGggtccaacaagtttgaagtGGGGGACAATGATGATACTGAGGTACTTTTTGATGCATCGAGGGAATTATAG
- a CDS encoding uncharacterized protein (EggNog:ENOG502S0GR), with the protein MISFSKPISPFSYGKISPKKFASCPHLASDFKLYNVFAILDDLTPVPQMTSLTLCSRGCIGATADFQSYHYYAIFDKSSALANYDDTLANEVDYFNFSTIFGKEDRRFGNPQGLVKSGGLTSLTSDLDLYEFFTIFGKEKQPYSTNYNFYDFYSIFENQKTKKNQRVQNSRKNYKTENCCYSLTSDFNGFNFYSLFKDCSHSTLDFEVYDSFKLFEEKVPVSGLEVYEFYTALQKKSECSSAKLKSKLVHLPKYNLSSRQTLSSLPKLQKAPEEYGCTYNAKLGMVLPNRSLSSLLKLDMNLRNSCMGNSPYNVSKKNTFNSQSKFERVTMEAYWKSSKSMQSSLELTSTSKNMVLAVQEPAISEMVWEYLSDDDKSIMSLSTSILEASDYCKDVCGDGSSSWSSLMALCPLIPETDHSLVDQREAIRQILDSKPKLMILPASENSSEDKEVDKQHSSPFRKVFSKLKPRKLFALFASIRHQKR; encoded by the exons ATGATCAGCTTCAGTAAACCAATTTCCCCCTTCAGTTACGGCAAAATTTCCCCCAAGAAGTTCGCTTCTTGCCCCCACCTTGCttctgatttcaaattatACAACGTTTTCgccattcttgatgatttaACTCCTGTGCCACAAATGACCAGTTTGACCTTGTGTTCTCGTGGATGTATTGGTGCTACTGCTGACTTTCAACTGTATCACTACTATGCCATCTTTGACAAGAGTTCTGCCTTGGCGAATTATGATGATACTTTGGCTAATGAAGTTGActacttcaacttttctaCCATCTTTGGAAAGGAGGACAGACGCTTTGGTAACCCTCAAGGCTTAGTTAAGTCTGGTGGCTTGACTAGCCTTACATCAGACTTGGACCTCTATGAattcttcaccatcttTGGCAAAGAAAAACAACCCTATTCTACTAACTATAACTTCTATGACTTCTACTCCatttttgaaaaccaaaaaaccaaaaaaaatcaaagagTCCAAAACTCCCGTAAAAACTATAAAACTGAAAACTGCTGCTATCTGCTCACTTCTGACTTCAATGGGTTTAACTTCTATAGTTTGTTCAAGGACTGCTCTCATTCAACTTTGGACTTTGAAGTGTATGACTCTTTTAAATTGTTCGAAGAAAAAGTTCCAGTTTCTGGCCTCGAGGTGTACGAATTCTACACCGCTTTGCAAAAGAAACTGGAATGCTCTTCAGcgaagttgaagtcaaaatTGGTTCATTTGCCAAAGTATAACTTGTCTAGCAGG CAAACATTGAGCTCCTTGCCAAAGCTTCAAAAGGCTCCAGAAGAGTATGGATGTACTTATAATGCCAAGCTTGGGATGGTTTTACCAAACCGGTCATTGTCTTCTTTGCTCAAGCTTGACATGAATTTGAGAAACTCTTGCATGGGTAATTCGCCATACAATGTTTCCAAAAAGAATACGTTCAATTCTCAATCAAAGTTTGAGAGAGTTACCATGGAAGCTTAttggaaatcttcaaaaagcatgcaatcttctttggagttgacTTCTACTTCCAAAAATATGGTCCTTGCTGTACAAGAACCCGCCATTCTGGAAATGGTATGGGAATACTTGTCTGATGACGATAAGTCTATCATGAGTCTCAGTACCTCCATATTAGAAGCTTCTGACTACTGTAAGGACGTTTGTGGAGATGGTTCAAGTTCCTGGTCCTCATTGATGGCCCTATGCCCTCTCATTCCTGAAACTGATCATAGCTTAGTGGATCAAAGAGAGGCTATTAGACAAATATTAGACTCCAAGCCtaagttgatgattctaCCAGCATCAGAGAATAGTTCAGAAGACAAGGAAGTTGATAAACAACACTCATCACCATTCCGTAAAGTTTTCCTGAAACTTAAACCTCGGAAATTATTTGCATTATTCGCATCAATTAGACACCAGAAAAGATAA
- the TIM17 gene encoding translocase of the inner membrane (COG:U; BUSCO:EOG09265E6R; EggNog:ENOG503NZN8) yields the protein MSADHTRDPCPIVVLSDFGGAFSMGVIGGCVWHGIKGFRNSPYGERGYGTISAIKSRAPVVGGNFGVWGGLFSTFDCSVKAIRKREDAWNAVIAGFFTGGALAIRGGWRHTRNSAITCACLLGVFEGVGMMMQRMTAQPTMAPAYPEDVKPLSA from the coding sequence ATGTCTGCTGACCACACGAGAGATCCTTGTCCCATCGTCGTTTTAAGTGATTTTGGAGGAGCCTTTTCCATGGGTGTCATCGGTGGGTGCGTGTGGCACGGGATCAAGGGATTCCGTAATTCTCCCTACGGAGAAAGAGGCTACGGAACCATTTCCGCCATCAAATCCAGAGCCCCTGTCGTGGGTGGTAACTTCGGTGTTTGGGGTGGATTGTTCTCCACGTTCGATTGTTCTGTCAAAGCCATCAGAAAGAGAGAAGATGCCTGGAATGCCGTCATTGCTGGTTTCTTCACCGGTGGAGCTTTGGCCATCAGAGGAGGATGGAGACACACCCGAAACTCCGCCATCACTTGCGCTTGTTTGTTGGGAGTAtttgaaggagttggtATGATGATGCAAAGAATGACTGCCCAACCAACCATGGCTCCGGCGTACCCTGAGGATGTCAAGCCATTGTCTGCTTAG
- a CDS encoding uncharacterized protein (COG:S; EggNog:ENOG503NU7W) — protein sequence MSAPFKLGRDSLEETKKSLRALKRHSKAAEPVYFTINTTKPLVRAKDYTPRVIPLTNPLDKLGNKSVLLITKDPSTPYRHPLTEKDSPTEDVFNQIYTVTKLRRMTSNQKKAIGVFKEFDIIVADHRVHKLLPDILGAQFYVKNKKIPFVVQMAPADPNAKLVKTSKSHKLKDERCEPKYVKGQMNSIAKNTYCIIPANGTFMSIKVGFTNWPTDKLVANINDILVYFMEKKYPSGGLITNKSMIESIHIKTSDSISLPVYRSTPQDSDPSSSDFSDNDL from the coding sequence ATGTCCGCTCCGTTCAAACTAGGGCGGGACTCGCTTGAGGAGACAAAAAAATCCCTCCGGGCGCTTAAAAGGCACTCTAAGGCTGCAGAACCAGTGTACTTCACTATCAATACTACAAAGCCGTTGGTCAGAGCCAAGGACTACACTCCCAGAGTGATTCCGTTGACCAACCCTTTGGACAAACTAGGGAACAAATCGGTGCTactcatcaccaaagaccCTTCGACCCCATATCGACATCCTCTTACTGAGAAGGACTCGCCTACCGAAGACGTCTTCAACCAGATCTACACCGTCACCAAGCTCAGGCGTATGACAAGCAATCAGAAGAAAGCCATCGGAGTATTCAAAGAGTTCGACATAATAGTGGCAGACCACCGAGTTCACAAACTCTTACCGGATATTCTAGGTGCACAGTTCTATGtgaaaaacaagaagattcCTTTTGTGGTACAAATGGCTCCTGCTGACCCCAACGCTAAACTCGTCAAGACGTCCAAGTCCCATAAGCTCAAAGACGAGCGATGCGAACCCAAGTACGTCAAGGGCCAAATGAACTCTATTGCCAAAAATACATACTGCATTATTCCTGCCAACGGGACATTCATGTCGATCAAGGTGGGGTTCACCAATTGGCCCACCGACAAACTTGTGGCTAATATCAACGATATATTGGTGTATTTCATGGAGAAAAAATACCCATCTGGAGGgttgatcaccaacaaatCCATGATTGAAAGCATCCACATCAAAACCAGCGACAGTATTAGCTTGCCGGTCTACCGGTCCACTCCCCAGGACTCCGATCCCTCTTCCTCCGACTTCAGCGACAACGATTTATAG
- a CDS encoding uncharacterized protein (EggNog:ENOG5024N34), with product MKLAEALRIRMDYSKKIALVKGRIKECVKVQEGDDSPENPYDLLDELHILDFKLTKLIAEINLVNSEVLVELPSFLEEDCFDEGSYNPGFKYDEMMVEEGEVKPAKKTLCEALSERESLKRRIELMQFTISAGSVANNFNYSKSEIKIICLINPIKLQKVMNKLSEHSRIIDTKIQELNWEVDFEDVLETIIKRKRAESRKSPEA from the exons ATGAAGTTAGCGGAAGCCTTACGAATACGAATGGACTACTCGAAGAAAATTGCATTGGTGAAGGGTAGAATAAAGGAGTGTGTCAAGGTCCAGGAAGGTGATGATTCCCCCGAGAACCCATATGACCTTCTTGACGAGTTGCATATTCTTGACTTCAAGCTAACAAAGTTGATCGCAGAGatcaatttggtcaattccGAGGTACTTGTAGAGCTCCCATCATTCTTGGAGGAAGATTGCTTTGATGAGGGCTCTTATAACCCTGGTTTTAAGTACGATGAAATGATGGTGGAGGAGGGAGAAGTCAAGCCTGCAAAGAAGACGTTATGCGAGGCTCTATCAGAAAGAGAatcattgaagagaagaataGAGTTGATGCAGTTCACTATTCTGGCCGGAAGTGTTGctaacaacttcaactaTTCTAAGCTGGAGATCAAGATTATATGTCTTATTAACCCGATCAAGCTCCAGAAGGTTATGAATAAGCTCAGTGAGCACTCCAGGATAATTGATACAAAGATCCAGGAACTCAACTGGGAGGTGGACTTCGAGGACGTGTTAGAGACCATTATAAAGAGAAAGAGAGCAGAGCTGCGGAAG TCCCCGGAGGCGTAG